One segment of Candidatus Paceibacterota bacterium DNA contains the following:
- the mreC gene encoding rod shape-determining protein MreC, which produces MTMNYLRPADKRPKRATKFVIVVVFLVLIAFFFSGAIGSLGKNFLNSLGFPVWKAGLASSEKFYFLGSFFNSRIKQAEEIRILKDELLLANLNLKEFESMVEENRNLKALLNREDNQEAISASVLVRPPQSLYDVFIIDIGRRHGLVGGEKVFFENVLLGFVDEVFNKTSKVKIVSSPGFEISAFIERVNLPVVVVGRGGGNFQASLPQEVEVEVGDFLVVPGLPQKLLGQIEEVEQTETGSFKKILFRLPVNLSEIRWVAVEIGAD; this is translated from the coding sequence ATGACAATGAATTACCTCCGGCCCGCTGACAAAAGACCGAAGAGAGCCACGAAGTTTGTGATTGTGGTGGTTTTTCTTGTACTTATCGCTTTCTTTTTTTCCGGCGCAATCGGGAGCTTAGGCAAAAACTTTTTAAACTCACTTGGTTTTCCTGTTTGGAAAGCCGGACTTGCATCGTCGGAAAAATTTTATTTTCTCGGTTCGTTCTTCAATTCTAGGATTAAGCAAGCCGAAGAGATTAGAATTTTAAAAGACGAACTTCTGCTTGCAAATTTAAACTTGAAAGAGTTTGAATCAATGGTAGAGGAAAACAGGAATCTGAAAGCCCTCTTGAATCGTGAGGATAATCAAGAGGCGATTTCAGCTTCTGTTCTGGTCAGACCCCCACAGTCGCTTTATGATGTATTTATAATTGATATTGGCAGAAGGCACGGGCTTGTCGGTGGGGAAAAAGTTTTTTTTGAAAATGTTTTACTCGGGTTTGTTGACGAGGTTTTTAACAAAACTTCAAAAGTTAAAATTGTTTCTTCTCCCGGTTTTGAAATCTCTGCTTTCATTGAGAGAGTTAATCTGCCGGTTGTAGTTGTTGGTCGAGGTGGCGGAAATTTTCAGGCAAGTCTACCACAAGAGGTAGAAGTGGAAGTTGGTGATTTTTTGGTTGTGCCCGGATTGCCACAAAAACTTTTGGGTCAGATTGAGGAAGTTGAACAGACCGAAACTGGTTCTTTTAAGAAAATACTTTTCAGGTTGCCGGTCAATCTTTCAGAAATAAGGTGGGTAGCGGTTGAAATAGGGGCGGACTAA
- the murA gene encoding UDP-N-acetylglucosamine 1-carboxyvinyltransferase — translation MKKESFFIKGLAGKRKLSGEIVVNGAKNACLPVMASSLLFEGGISISNVPKIEDVSRMSELLENLGAKINSSENQMNISFSKEISGDLDEEISKRMRASIFLIGPLLSRVGAVSFPHPGGCVIGERPIDLFLFGFEKMGASVEEKNGKYFLKAGRGGLKGAEIFFPFQSVGATETLMMAAVLAKGKTILKNVALEPEVVSLGKFLSSCGAKIKGLGTTTLEIEGGGLLKSNKREHKIIPDRIEAGCFLILGALSATDLLIKNCEPNHLEALIALLGSSGVNIEIGENWIRVKNDILSKSFSGFNIKTHEYPGFPTDLQAPITVFLTQANGSSVVFETLFDSRLNYTADLIKMGADITLWDAHRAMVKGPTPLKGRELDGPDIRAGLAFVIAAIIGRGNSTINNIYYIDRGYEKIEERLRKIKVNIERVGS, via the coding sequence ATGAAGAAAGAAAGTTTTTTCATAAAAGGCCTGGCTGGGAAAAGAAAATTGAGTGGCGAAATTGTGGTCAATGGCGCAAAAAATGCTTGCTTGCCCGTCATGGCGTCATCCTTGCTTTTTGAGGGTGGAATTTCTATTTCTAATGTTCCAAAAATTGAAGATGTGTCCAGGATGTCTGAACTTTTAGAAAATCTCGGCGCTAAGATTAATTCTAGCGAAAACCAGATGAATATTAGCTTTAGTAAGGAAATATCCGGAGACTTGGACGAGGAAATATCAAAAAGAATGCGCGCCTCTATTTTTTTAATCGGGCCTTTGCTCTCCAGAGTAGGAGCGGTATCTTTTCCACATCCGGGAGGATGTGTTATCGGTGAGAGGCCAATCGATCTTTTTCTCTTTGGTTTTGAGAAAATGGGCGCAAGTGTTGAAGAAAAAAACGGCAAATATTTTTTGAAAGCCGGCAGAGGAGGTCTTAAGGGGGCAGAAATCTTTTTCCCTTTTCAGAGCGTTGGGGCAACTGAAACTCTTATGATGGCAGCTGTTTTAGCCAAAGGAAAGACTATTTTGAAAAATGTGGCTTTGGAGCCGGAAGTTGTATCACTTGGCAAATTTCTTTCTTCTTGTGGTGCAAAAATAAAGGGTCTTGGGACAACAACTCTTGAAATAGAAGGCGGGGGACTTTTAAAAAGTAACAAGCGCGAGCATAAAATTATTCCGGACCGGATTGAGGCCGGCTGTTTCTTGATTCTTGGTGCTCTTTCTGCCACTGATCTTTTAATCAAAAATTGTGAACCGAATCATCTTGAAGCCCTGATCGCGCTTCTGGGTTCTTCTGGAGTAAATATTGAAATTGGAGAAAATTGGATTCGTGTTAAAAATGACATTTTGTCAAAAAGTTTTTCAGGTTTTAATATTAAGACTCATGAATATCCGGGTTTTCCAACCGACTTGCAGGCGCCGATTACCGTATTTTTGACACAAGCAAACGGCTCATCTGTTGTTTTTGAAACACTTTTTGATAGCCGTTTAAACTACACCGCCGATTTAATTAAAATGGGCGCGGACATTACTCTCTGGGATGCTCATCGGGCAATGGTAAAAGGGCCGACTCCGCTAAAGGGGCGCGAGCTTGATGGGCCCGACATCAGGGCTGGTCTGGCATTTGTCATTGCGGCAATTATTGGAAGAGGTAATTCGACTATAAACAACATATACTATATTGACCGTGGATATGAGAAAATAGAGGAAAGATTAAGAAAAATAAAAGTAAATATTGAAAGAGTTGGTTCGTAA
- the rseP gene encoding RIP metalloprotease RseP, with translation MTILIFVIVLAVLILVHEFGHFISAKKSGIRVDEFGIGFPPRLLTLFNWQGTKFSLNALPFGGFVKIFGENPLETPTSEEEKQKHFSHKPKIVQAWVLSAGVVFNILFAWILISLGFMHGLPTPIDHSDNVSDARLVITSILPNSPAQEADLKVGDTVSGVSFSGEELLEISPESFSDFLSDKDGVVVLKISRGQEILEKEIEPAVGILEDRRAIGISMGMIGTLRLPVHLAFWEGGKTTLNLLGAIVVGLFSFLSQAIVGQADLSQVAGPVGIVGLVGDATSLGFIYLLQFTAFISLNLAVINLLPFPALDGGRLLFLAIEAITRRSINPKVAGALNAIGFLLLILLMVVITISDISRFF, from the coding sequence ATGACTATTCTTATTTTTGTAATAGTTTTGGCCGTTTTAATTCTCGTTCATGAATTTGGGCATTTTATCTCTGCCAAGAAATCAGGAATTCGGGTTGATGAATTTGGCATCGGTTTTCCACCACGCTTATTGACTCTTTTTAATTGGCAAGGGACAAAATTTTCGCTTAATGCTTTGCCGTTTGGCGGATTTGTAAAAATTTTTGGAGAAAATCCACTGGAAACTCCGACTTCAGAAGAAGAAAAACAGAAACATTTTTCTCACAAGCCGAAAATTGTGCAGGCCTGGGTTTTAAGCGCCGGCGTAGTCTTCAATATTTTATTTGCTTGGATTTTAATTTCTCTTGGTTTTATGCACGGTCTGCCAACGCCAATAGACCACAGTGATAATGTCTCTGATGCGCGTCTTGTTATAACTTCTATCTTGCCTAACTCTCCAGCCCAAGAAGCTGATTTGAAAGTCGGAGATACAGTCTCCGGAGTTTCTTTTTCCGGAGAAGAGTTGTTAGAAATCAGCCCAGAGAGTTTTTCAGATTTTTTAAGTGATAAGGATGGGGTGGTGGTATTAAAAATTTCAAGAGGGCAAGAAATTTTGGAAAAAGAAATTGAGCCAGCCGTCGGTATTTTAGAAGACCGGCGGGCGATTGGGATTTCTATGGGTATGATAGGCACTTTACGTCTGCCCGTCCACTTGGCTTTTTGGGAAGGAGGGAAGACAACACTAAATCTTCTTGGCGCTATTGTTGTCGGCTTGTTTTCTTTTTTAAGTCAGGCGATTGTCGGACAAGCTGATTTGTCGCAGGTTGCCGGTCCGGTTGGCATTGTTGGTCTTGTTGGTGATGCCACGAGTCTTGGCTTTATATATCTTTTGCAATTTACGGCCTTTATTTCTTTGAATTTGGCGGTGATAAATCTTTTACCGTTTCCAGCGCTTGATGGTGGACGTCTACTGTTTTTGGCAATTGAAGCAATTACAAGAAGAAGTATCAATCCGAAAGTTGCCGGCGCGCTGAATGCTATCGGCTTTCTTCTCTTGATTCTGCTCATGGTTGTAATAACTATTAGCGACATTTCTCGATTTTTCTAA
- a CDS encoding rod shape-determining protein: protein MSIFTKKLGIDLGTTSVLVYVPGKGVVLNEPSVVAVSEDDNKILAIGVEAKKMIGKTPENIIAYRPMKDGVIADYRVTEAMLRYYIRKALGRFNIAKPDVLVSVPAGVTSTERRAVVEAALKAGAKNAYIVKEPILAAIGAGIPIYESMGHMIVDIGGGTTDVAVISLGGIVAATSVKCAGNKIDTAIADYVKKTFNLAIGDKTAEDIKITIGSAIPLDEELSMNIKGRDFITGLPRSIEIKTNEIVKAIHRELKEIVKAIKDVFQETPPELASDIIDQGIIMTGGTSQLRNLPELIYRRTGVKAILADNPVYCVARGTGIALDHLNVYKKSIISKK, encoded by the coding sequence ATGAGTATTTTTACAAAAAAACTTGGAATTGACCTTGGGACGACAAGCGTTCTCGTTTATGTTCCGGGGAAAGGAGTGGTTTTGAATGAGCCTTCTGTGGTCGCGGTGTCAGAAGATGACAATAAAATTTTGGCGATCGGTGTTGAGGCCAAGAAGATGATAGGTAAGACGCCGGAAAATATTATTGCTTACCGGCCGATGAAAGATGGAGTAATTGCCGACTATCGAGTTACAGAAGCTATGTTGCGCTACTACATCAGGAAAGCTCTTGGTCGTTTTAATATCGCAAAGCCGGATGTTTTGGTTTCAGTTCCGGCTGGCGTTACTTCTACCGAAAGGCGAGCGGTGGTGGAGGCAGCACTTAAGGCCGGCGCCAAAAACGCCTACATTGTCAAAGAGCCGATTTTGGCGGCGATTGGTGCTGGTATTCCGATTTATGAATCAATGGGGCATATGATTGTGGACATTGGTGGAGGCACAACTGACGTAGCGGTTATTTCTTTAGGTGGAATCGTTGCCGCAACTTCCGTAAAATGCGCCGGTAACAAAATTGATACCGCGATTGCGGACTATGTCAAAAAGACTTTTAATTTGGCGATTGGCGATAAGACCGCCGAGGATATAAAAATTACAATCGGATCGGCTATTCCGCTAGACGAAGAACTTTCAATGAATATAAAAGGCCGAGATTTTATAACCGGTCTCCCGCGTTCTATTGAAATCAAAACTAATGAAATAGTTAAAGCTATTCATCGTGAATTAAAAGAAATAGTTAAAGCCATTAAAGATGTTTTTCAAGAAACTCCGCCCGAACTTGCTTCGGACATTATTGACCAAGGAATAATTATGACTGGCGGAACCTCTCAACTACGAAATTTGCCAGAATTGATATATCGTCGAACGGGAGTCAAAGCGATTCTGGCTGACAATCCGGTCTATTGCGTGGCGCGTGGCACTGGCATTGCTCTGGATCATTTGAATGTCTATAAAAAATCAATAATTTCTAAAAAGTAG
- the frr gene encoding ribosome recycling factor, protein MYNFSNLKIKTQEVVDWLKKEFQLIRTSRATPAILDGVRVEAYGSRMPISQMSTITGEDPKTLRVSPWDMSQSKAIEKAIQDSGLGLSVTSDDRGVRVHFPELSDERRATLIKLCKQKLEEARISVKAEREKIWEEIQKKEKDGVISEDDKFRLKNDMQKIIDETNKRLEEMAESKEKEISN, encoded by the coding sequence ATGTATAATTTTTCAAATTTAAAAATCAAAACTCAAGAAGTCGTAGATTGGTTAAAAAAAGAATTTCAACTAATTCGTACCAGTCGGGCAACTCCAGCGATCTTAGATGGTGTGCGAGTGGAGGCCTATGGCTCGCGGATGCCGATAAGCCAGATGTCAACGATAACCGGCGAAGATCCGAAGACGCTTAGAGTTTCGCCTTGGGATATGAGCCAGAGTAAGGCGATAGAGAAGGCCATTCAAGATTCTGGTTTGGGATTGTCGGTGACTTCTGACGATCGTGGGGTGCGAGTTCATTTTCCGGAATTATCAGACGAACGACGAGCTACTCTCATAAAACTTTGCAAACAAAAGCTTGAGGAGGCCAGAATTAGTGTAAAAGCGGAGAGGGAAAAAATTTGGGAAGAAATACAAAAAAAGGAAAAAGATGGGGTGATTAGTGAAGACGATAAGTTTCGATTGAAAAATGACATGCAAAAGATTATTGACGAGACAAATAAAAGGCTTGAAGAAATGGCAGAATCCAAAGAAAAAGAAATTTCTAATTAG
- a CDS encoding His/Gly/Thr/Pro-type tRNA ligase C-terminal domain-containing protein, producing MRQSAIFSKTRKEAPKDEVSQNAALLIRAGFVHKEMAGVYSLLPFGLRVLNKIAGIIREEMNTLGGQEISLTSLQEPSIWNSTGRWEEIDVWFKTKFKNGADVGLATTHEEPLTNLLKEHLSSYKDLPFSVFQIQTKFRNEIRAKSGLMRGREFLMKDLYSFSRDEAEHQKFYEKVKKGYLKIFKKVGLKEFYLTFASGGSFSKFSHEFQALSEAGEDTIYLHSKKKIAVNKEVMEDSVLAELGLERESLEERRSIEIGNIFSLGTKFSEPLGLLYLDEKGEKKPVIMGSYGIGLGRLMATVAETLSNSRGLVWPETIAPFKIHLLVLGTNKKTRKKAEVIYNQFVKKNIEVLFDDREATAGEKFADADLIGIPWRIIISEKTEATGKLEVKERKSGKISFLTESQLFKKFDE from the coding sequence ATGCGCCAATCAGCTATATTTTCTAAAACCAGAAAGGAAGCACCCAAGGACGAGGTTTCTCAAAACGCCGCTCTTTTAATCAGAGCTGGTTTTGTCCACAAAGAGATGGCCGGAGTTTATTCTCTTCTACCTTTTGGCTTGAGAGTCTTAAACAAAATTGCCGGAATTATAAGAGAGGAAATGAACACGCTCGGAGGACAGGAAATATCTTTGACCTCTCTTCAAGAGCCATCAATTTGGAACAGCACCGGACGTTGGGAAGAGATTGATGTTTGGTTTAAGACTAAATTTAAAAATGGTGCGGATGTTGGTCTTGCGACGACTCATGAAGAGCCTTTGACCAATCTTCTCAAAGAACACTTATCTTCTTACAAAGATCTACCATTTTCAGTCTTTCAAATTCAGACAAAATTTAGAAACGAAATTCGTGCGAAAAGCGGTCTTATGAGGGGAAGAGAGTTTTTAATGAAAGATCTATATTCTTTTTCTAGAGATGAAGCCGAGCATCAGAAATTTTACGAAAAGGTTAAGAAGGGTTATTTGAAAATTTTTAAAAAAGTCGGGCTGAAAGAATTCTATCTAACTTTTGCTTCTGGTGGTAGTTTTTCAAAATTCAGTCATGAATTTCAGGCGCTCTCGGAAGCTGGCGAAGATACGATTTATCTTCACTCAAAAAAGAAAATCGCCGTAAATAAGGAGGTTATGGAGGATTCAGTTTTGGCCGAACTTGGTTTGGAAAGAGAATCTCTTGAAGAACGTCGGTCCATAGAAATCGGTAACATTTTTTCTCTCGGTACTAAATTTTCTGAGCCACTTGGCCTTTTGTATCTTGATGAAAAAGGCGAAAAGAAACCGGTAATTATGGGAAGCTATGGGATTGGTTTGGGACGGCTTATGGCAACTGTTGCAGAAACTCTTTCTAACAGTCGGGGTCTAGTTTGGCCCGAGACAATCGCACCTTTTAAAATCCACCTTTTGGTTTTAGGTACAAATAAAAAAACACGCAAAAAAGCTGAAGTGATTTACAATCAATTTGTTAAAAAGAACATTGAAGTTCTTTTTGACGATCGAGAGGCAACGGCTGGAGAGAAGTTTGCAGATGCAGATTTAATAGGTATTCCTTGGCGAATTATTATTAGCGAAAAAACTGAAGCGACAGGAAAGTTGGAGGTCAAAGAAAGAAAAAGTGGCAAAATAAGTTTTCTAACCGAGAGTCAATTATTTAAAAAATTCGATGAATAA
- a CDS encoding rod shape-determining protein, translated as MNNLFKKISGTFSNDIGIDLGTANTLVYLRGKGIVINEPSVVALNQKTGRVVAVGEQAKQMLGRTPAHITAVRPLVDGVISDFEVTEEMISYLVNKAQKGAQKFFGPRVVVGVPSGITSVEIRAVRDATKNAGAREVHIVEEPVAAAIGIHLPVMDPVGSMVIDIGGGTTDIAVISLGGVVRSKNLRIAGDKLNSDIISYIRSEFKILIGEKTAEAVKIAVGSVADGETIESVIKGRDLVTGLPKEVIITSSDIREAISSSIAALLDAIKEVLETTPPEILSDVMQRGVYLVGGGSLIRGWSELLKSQLKIPVFIADEPMTAVARGAGIILENLDYYKEVLIVNDNELPPAR; from the coding sequence ATGAATAATCTTTTTAAAAAGATTAGTGGGACTTTTTCAAACGATATTGGTATTGATCTTGGGACAGCCAATACTTTGGTCTATTTGCGTGGTAAGGGAATTGTCATAAACGAGCCATCCGTTGTTGCTCTCAATCAAAAGACTGGAAGGGTGGTCGCGGTTGGTGAACAAGCCAAGCAAATGCTCGGCCGGACACCGGCTCATATTACTGCCGTCCGACCACTTGTAGATGGAGTTATCTCTGATTTTGAAGTGACCGAAGAAATGATTTCTTATCTTGTTAATAAAGCGCAGAAGGGTGCACAGAAATTTTTTGGTCCACGAGTGGTTGTTGGTGTACCGTCTGGAATCACCTCGGTTGAAATTCGGGCGGTAAGAGATGCCACTAAAAACGCTGGCGCTAGAGAAGTTCACATTGTTGAGGAACCGGTGGCAGCCGCCATTGGAATTCATCTACCGGTAATGGATCCGGTTGGCTCAATGGTTATTGATATCGGAGGAGGAACAACCGACATCGCTGTGATTTCTCTTGGCGGTGTTGTTCGTTCAAAAAATCTAAGGATTGCCGGAGACAAATTAAATTCAGACATAATTTCTTATATCAGGAGCGAATTTAAAATTTTAATTGGTGAGAAAACGGCTGAAGCTGTGAAAATTGCAGTCGGGTCAGTTGCCGATGGCGAGACGATTGAATCTGTCATAAAGGGCCGAGATTTGGTGACGGGTCTGCCGAAAGAAGTGATAATTACCAGTTCAGACATAAGAGAGGCAATCTCATCTTCAATCGCCGCTCTTCTTGACGCAATTAAGGAAGTCTTGGAGACAACTCCGCCAGAAATCTTGTCGGATGTTATGCAACGCGGTGTTTACCTGGTCGGTGGTGGCTCTCTTATACGAGGATGGTCAGAGCTTCTGAAAAGCCAGCTAAAAATTCCGGTCTTTATTGCTGATGAGCCGATGACGGCGGTAGCTCGGGGCGCCGGAATAATTTTGGAGAACTTGGATTATTATAAAGAGGTCTTGATTGTAAATGACAATGAATTACCTCCGGCCCGCTGA